The following proteins are encoded in a genomic region of Desulfuromonas sp.:
- a CDS encoding ABC transporter ATP-binding protein, which yields MNRLYDLKNIKDTYGGTFALQIKTLSLQAERLYAITGHNGSGKSTLLKLLALLRRPVAGELRVSEQLVEPSVETALRRAFTLVEQTPYLFNGTVEQNVGYGLKLRGVDREVRKQSIDRALNRVGMTGYAGNRRGQLSRGQVQRVALARALALKPEVLLLDEPTASGDREFKSLFTDLLQSLVADRITVIMATHDLGLARDLGAELLLLEQGRLIDSSCRKSESAHAASIDKHHGPV from the coding sequence ATGAACCGGCTGTATGATCTGAAAAACATCAAAGATACCTACGGCGGTACCTTCGCGCTGCAGATCAAGACCCTTTCCCTGCAGGCGGAACGTCTCTACGCGATTACCGGTCACAACGGCTCGGGCAAAAGTACCTTGCTGAAATTGCTCGCCCTGTTGCGGCGGCCGGTCGCCGGGGAGCTCCGGGTTTCCGAACAACTGGTTGAACCATCCGTCGAGACAGCATTGCGCCGGGCCTTCACCCTGGTCGAGCAGACGCCGTATCTGTTTAATGGAACCGTTGAGCAAAACGTCGGATATGGCCTGAAATTGCGCGGCGTTGACCGGGAGGTCCGAAAGCAAAGCATCGACAGGGCTCTCAACCGGGTCGGCATGACCGGCTATGCCGGCAACCGGCGGGGCCAGCTCTCGCGCGGCCAGGTGCAGCGCGTTGCCCTGGCCCGGGCCCTGGCGCTAAAGCCCGAGGTGCTGTTACTCGATGAACCGACGGCCAGCGGCGATCGCGAGTTCAAATCACTCTTTACCGATCTTCTCCAGAGTTTGGTTGCTGATCGCATCACGGTGATCATGGCGACGCACGATCTCGGGTTGGCGCGTGATCTCGGCGCCGAACTTCTGCTGCTCGAGCAGGGCCGGCTGATCGACTCGTCTTGTCGAAAAAGTGAATCGGCTCACGCCGCTTCGATCGACAAGCATCATGGGCCAGTT